A stretch of the Papaver somniferum cultivar HN1 chromosome 6, ASM357369v1, whole genome shotgun sequence genome encodes the following:
- the LOC113291894 gene encoding F-box protein CPR1-like has product MDNFYPLEEPLRALGDLVGSCNGLVCLKIFDLDAWVQDPIYICNPVTREYVYLPKYIYGDGDFHCGCYFVCGFGYSYSTDEYKVVRMYRRSGVYLDVSSKVQVYTLGSGQGWRDKGRLDHLLCRIGPSICANGALYWSGYGKIVSFDLAKEEFSIIPLPPIPLKKKNPVPACLRLLRGYLSVINSTRGEERTFFRIWALKKKSKCTSSAIEEPAFDDLWYWNEEFSFSWENTGTMDRAYLPFAVTNSNQVLLWCGGFLFYYDPQTTNLTKLWGEGRLFLNEAIPHLNSLVSIKALGEKSKTRI; this is encoded by the coding sequence ATGGATAATTTTTATCCCCTGGAAGAACCCTTGCGGGCCTTGGGCGACTTGGTTGGTTCCTGTAATGGGTTGGTAtgtttgaagatatttgatctgGACGCTTGGGTGCAAGATCCCATCTACATCTGTAATCCCGTTACCCGAGAATATGTTTATCTCCCAAAATACATCTACGGAGACGGAGATTTTCACTGTGGTTGTTATTTTGTGTGTGGATTCGGTTACAGTTACTCAACTGATGAGTATAAAGTTGTTAGAATGTACCGCAGGTCTGGTGTTTACTTGGACGTTAGTAGCAAAGTCCAAGTATACACCCTTGGTAGCGGTCAAGGGTGGAGAGATAAAGGAAGACTCGACCACCTTTTATGTCGAATTGGCCCTAGTATTTGTGCAAATGGAGCCCTTTACTGGTCTGGATATGGTAAGATAGTGTCTTTTGATTTAGCCAAAGAAGAGTTCAGTATAATTCCTTTACCACCTATacctttgaagaagaagaatccggTTCCAGCTTGTCTAAGATTATTGAGAGGGTATTTATCTGTTATTAATTCCACTAGAGGGGAAGAAAGAACATTTTTTCGTATATGGGCATTAAAGAAAAAGAGTAAGTGTACTAGTTCCGCAATTGAAGAACCCGCATTCGATGATTTGTGGTATTGGAATGAAGAGTTTAGTTTCTCATGGGAGAACACTGGTACGATGGACCGTGCGTATCTTCCTTTTGCAGTTACAAACAGTAATCAAGTTCTACTGTGGTGTGGCGGATTTCTCTTTTACTATGATCCGCAGACTACAAATTTAACCAAACTTTGGGGTGAGGGCAGGTTGTTTTTGAATGAAGCAATTCCGCACTTAAACAGCCTTGTTTCCATTAAAGCATTGGGAGAGAAGTCCAAGACGAGAATTTAA